Within Paenibacillus sabinae T27, the genomic segment TTCTTAATGAAATGAGCTTTGGCTTTCTTGGCACGATTGATGAACAGGGCCGTCCGCGCGTCACCCCGCTTAATTTCGTGTATATTGGAGGATGCTTTTATTTCCACGGCAGCCATGCCGGAGGCAAGATGGAGGCGATCCGCGAGATGGACAAGGTCTGTTTCACCGTAGCGGACGAGTTCGCCCTGATTCCTTCGTATTTTACCGACCCCCAAATGGCCTGTCCGGCCACCGCCTATTTCAAAAGCGTCACCGCCTTTGGCACGGCCGAGATCGTAACCGATTTAAGCGAAAAAGCGGCAGCGATGGAAAAGTTCATGCAGAAGCTTCAACCGGAGGGCGGGTACGACCCCATTGACGCGGAAAACCCGAAGTACCGCCCCCAGCTTAAAGCGGTCGCCGTCGTGCGGATCGTTCCGGAAGAAATTACCGCTAAGTTCAAGTTTGGGCAAAATCTGAAGGAAGAAGACCGCAGCGCCGTTATCAGCGGGCTTGAGGCCAGAGGCGGGGAGCGGGATGCCGAAACCGTTGAAATGATGAAAAAATTCTGTCCGTACCACTCCTCATAAGTGGCTCGGGTAGGCAAGTATTACCGGGGATAGTCCGCCTTACGCGGGCTGTCCCCGTTTTGCTGTGTGAACGTTTAACAAACCCCTTAAAATTATCCCAAAAACTTTTAGAAAAAACCGATAATCCGAAGTGACTGTCCCGTATCGCAGATGATATAATGTTAGGCAATGTTAACACACTAACTCCGACTGCAAGACGCTGCGATTTCAAAGTTAACCGGAAGGATGAAACCGATGAATCCACAGGCTGGACAATTAAATGAAAGCATTAAAGCCGGAAACGAGCATGTATATGACATGCTGTCCACTCTCGGCAGAGAAATCTATTTTCCAAAAGTAGGCATTCTGAGCCAATCCGCCGAGGCGACCGCTCATGCCAAGAAATACAACGCCACGATCGGCATAGCCACCGAGAACGGCGGCCCGATGCACCTGGGCGTCATTCAGGAGAAGCTCTCCGCGTTCGCTCCGAAGGACCTGTACGGCTATGCTCCGCCTGCGGGCAAGCCCGAGCTGCGTACCGTATGGCGCGAGAAAATGCTGCGGGAGAACCCTTCGCTCGAAGGCAAATCCTTTGGCAATCCGATTGTAACCAACGCGCTGACCCACGGGCTCAGCATTGTCGCCGACCTGTTCGCCGAGTCCGGTGACGCGGTCGTCTATCCCGACAAGAACTGGGAGAACTACGAGCTGACCTTCAACGTCCGGCGGCACGCGGAGCTGGTTACCTACCCGCTGTTCACCGAAGATATGACCTTCAACAGCGACGGCCTGCTTGAGGCACTGCTGGCTCAGAAGGATAAGGGCAAAGCCATCGTGCTGCTCAACTTCCCGAACAATCCGACAGGCTACACACCGGGTCAAAAGGAAGGGGACGCGATCGTAGCCGCCATTCTAAAGGCGGCCGAAGCAGGCGTCAATGTGGTTGCGGTATGCGATGACGCGTATTTCGGGCTCTTCTTCGAGGATTCCCTCAAGGAATCACTGTTCGGCAAGCTGGCGAACGTGCACCCGCGCGTGCTTGCGGTCAAGATCGACGGCGCGACGAAGGAAGAATACGTATGGGGCTTCCGCGTAGGCTTCATCACCTATGCTTCCGAGAACAAGGACGTGCTGGCCGCTCTGGAGCAGAAGACGCTCGGCATTATCCGGGCCACTATTTCCAGCGGTCCGCATCCATCGCAGACCTTCGTGCTTGACGCTCTCAAGGCGCCGGCATTCGAGGAGCAGAAGGAAGAGAAATTCCGGATCATGAAGGGCCGGGCCAACAAGGTCAAGGCGCTGCTCGACAGCGGAAAATACGGAGACGATGTGTGGACGTATTATCCGTTCAATTCCGGCTATTTCATGTGCCTGAAGCTTCGTACCGTCAATGCGGAGGAGCTTCGCCAGCATCTGATCCACAATTACGGCCTTGGCACGATTGCTCTCGGCGACACTGATCTGCGAATCGCTTTTTCCTGTATCGCCGAAGAAAATCTGGAAGATTTGTTCGACCTGGTGTACGCCGGCATT encodes:
- a CDS encoding pyridoxamine 5'-phosphate oxidase family protein, with amino-acid sequence MRRKEFKVEQEEELEAFLNEMSFGFLGTIDEQGRPRVTPLNFVYIGGCFYFHGSHAGGKMEAIREMDKVCFTVADEFALIPSYFTDPQMACPATAYFKSVTAFGTAEIVTDLSEKAAAMEKFMQKLQPEGGYDPIDAENPKYRPQLKAVAVVRIVPEEITAKFKFGQNLKEEDRSAVISGLEARGGERDAETVEMMKKFCPYHSS
- a CDS encoding aminotransferase class I/II-fold pyridoxal phosphate-dependent enzyme → MNPQAGQLNESIKAGNEHVYDMLSTLGREIYFPKVGILSQSAEATAHAKKYNATIGIATENGGPMHLGVIQEKLSAFAPKDLYGYAPPAGKPELRTVWREKMLRENPSLEGKSFGNPIVTNALTHGLSIVADLFAESGDAVVYPDKNWENYELTFNVRRHAELVTYPLFTEDMTFNSDGLLEALLAQKDKGKAIVLLNFPNNPTGYTPGQKEGDAIVAAILKAAEAGVNVVAVCDDAYFGLFFEDSLKESLFGKLANVHPRVLAVKIDGATKEEYVWGFRVGFITYASENKDVLAALEQKTLGIIRATISSGPHPSQTFVLDALKAPAFEEQKEEKFRIMKGRANKVKALLDSGKYGDDVWTYYPFNSGYFMCLKLRTVNAEELRQHLIHNYGLGTIALGDTDLRIAFSCIAEENLEDLFDLVYAGIRDLEQA